Within Wyeomyia smithii strain HCP4-BCI-WySm-NY-G18 chromosome 2, ASM2978416v1, whole genome shotgun sequence, the genomic segment tttccagttcgcttatttttcgttctttttctacttcacatactgtctgcttaatgaacttgcgtgttaacgggaaaaagccgttgttaaaaatagaaattcagttcggaAAGTTTGgccgtacggagcaccttccgtagttgtgtcgcacttgcaagcacgacgcagactgactttggtctcgatcacacaggtctataagagttatcagcatcagctgactcttctgtctgtgatgagacattcctttcggTCTAAAAATAatgcttgcacagcagtgtgtgtagttaggggtgagcaatagaataagtcggcagcggaatgtgatacgatatagattgtggaacagtaccaccgtcccccgtagtttaattggtcaaaacaccatgccgaagacagggagattgcgggttcaagtcccgtcgggattagggttgtcgatattaaaaataaaatatcgatattcgttttatcgatattaaacGCGGTATCGATATTGAAATCGATATTACGTGTCGATATCGatgttttatcgatattttcctTCATATATgttttgtttggattttagtTAGGCCTGAAACAAACTGAACGCCgacgtgagcgatcgggcgagattcttgccgaaggttaataaacagccgtgagtagagttgttcattaacctacggcgagaatctcacccgatcggtcgcgttggtgttcagcatgtttcatgccttaagcaggtattagacgaagcaaatatttgctattttttaatacagattttattttgtgcaaataaaaatcgtaccaaaaatagcaaatattttcgtcgtctaatacctgctttagtattgcatattccggcgaagggtttgctatttcatctcgtccgttaggacagcgggccgtttgctgatcgctttacgcaaggtgcattttccaatcagattaaaccgacgtttcgtgagccgcgtctcctaatcgtcactgatTCATTGACTAATCAGCagccagttactgaagcatcctacctgaacattcatgttatcgcttatgtaacaccgattctttactgaaattcatcgatCCTGCCATCccaatgtaacaccaaggcatcgcatttgatcggtttaatgtggtggttattgctccgagaagttccacacccaaatttctggaaattcgctctatacatgctgtcaataaaaaaagaaaaatggcaaccatatttctgtcgaactgcttacattttccatctagcacttattgattctaataccaacaattctggtacctactttttagttggtttgccctaaaatagctgaaatagagtaaacgtcctttaATTTCTATTGACcttttttcgaataaatatattaatcAATGGAAAACCCAGCCTTAaccagggtggccacccaaccgagaaaaccgggaaaaaacctggaattgtttggaaccgggaaaaaaccgggaatttcactgaatattacaagccggggtgagattgtcagctatctcatggcgatcactaaaattccttgaaaaagttttcttgaaaacgaccaagaaagactggtcttctgacccggaagagatggctgacaggtcacgggctggatggcacaatctcaccccggctgccagtatattcaactcatttctcacagtgcttatatcagttttgtttttattcatcttacTCTTGGAAACTAACTCGACCACggtaagctccccggaagtagcAGTGAGACggctcgaattttgcctagagcaaatggttcacgaagataatctcgcgggaactgtagttgacagatttcgccaagaatactcacaactgttgggtatgcattcgacggagacattgctgacttcctaccgcCGTAGTGAAAAACGCCTTGATACTTCctgtagagatctgatagctgaTTTAGGCAAGAAACGTCCTAACTTGACCGTGTTTATTAAGGAGATTTTGATCCAGCGATTGGTGTACGATGCAGTACAGGATGCCGGTGGTGAAGACGAAATTGATATCACCAAGTCGTTAATCTATTACGCTCGCGTTTCACATAGCCgatatattgaattgttgaagacaatgaagaaggagaattcagatcaagatgaagaagccagaaagaagaatgccacggcccgtgctcttgaagctaatgtgtttaagtgtaattcttttatatattgaatcttcggtggttgaggtaaaaacggttcctacaaacttaatttggcctaggagtccccggtaatgagtattttatgcgttgtttataagttttaaaaattctacgcccctgcgagcggccttccggcagttaaccggaacattcgccatggcggacgaaaacctgcgtgcaggcatgttttcaagctttttctgtgttttttattaattcctcctccgttttcgcgacaaaattgttggaatagatcttgcgcttcaagtttgcccagaaattctccatctcctccaaagatcgcttcgagtagtgggccgacgccaaatctggccagaacaccgtgtcttcgcccttatggtatttcttgataaacgacacaacttctggcaggcacttcgtactggaaatttcctcgttcacggccagcccggagcaaaagaagagcaactttgacatccctttctcgctgattgtcagccacagccgcaccttcttggggaacttggtctgtgaaatatacttcacctcggtgctcactttcttcgtaggggaggtaaaatacaaagtgccctactaatcgttgtcatctagggttagataggtctcgtcgtccatcaccactgtcacatcgcgatttgccagggaaatcgacttgaccatcttaaacctctgtcgctgcgtcattgcctgcagctccgagactagcaccagtggacgggactgctgcttcctgacatgtatgcccatgttttccaacaactttttcactgttttaccgcatgcaccaacctcccgaccaagtgcacgcagtgatttagccacttttccctcggtcttcctcttcagcatcctttgaagcttcttgtcgttcagggtcgttggccgtccagaactgggctttcttccgatgctttgatcgttgtccaattgtgtcaagatattgtagatgccggaacggcatACCAGGCgtctacaaagtgccgcacgatgtccgtttttgacgtggcggggtaccatttttttaccgcaaacgttatcctcttgaaaaagatgacgtccgtcacatttttcgaatttctgcaACAATATTTCTGGATTATAATAAGCCTGAACACGCTtaaaaagtgactatattagaatgtaattcgataatgggatgtaaatcgacagtcacgcttttgaagtagaatacttctctcaggaagttcggctacatagggatgtgaaatgaaaatctaaaaccaaaaaaagtataaaatatgtccaatttcaaatgctaataaatcggttagtattcgatggatttcctccgttcttgcagcaatagattggaaaatcttctaagattcttcccaggataagataattgtaattttattattcacactattgtactattgaaaatagtcaagcctcgtcaaaacgaaaaattcgacttctgattggtcgttatatgcttgcttcccaagcacggtcgacaggatcatataccttgcaattgaaaacatgctatttggcctatataagagcctgtttcagccggagccgctcataatagttctagacagcgacaacagcagtcgtccttccttagcagcagcactagccctgtggttggtcaccacgtctcaggagcagtgcggttcttctcagcgtgtgtcgccagacagccattattccccccgtgttggggcagcatgaagattgccatcaggaaatccaatttcggaaatcaaaatgcttttttcaaggcaaataaacaagtctttgaaagttaataatttttgtcaacgcaagcaagcattatgtgttgcatcctagcaatgtgaatttgtcgcacccgtctaatttactgaatgtgaaatagcttccacagtgcatgttgtccgtgtatcttaattcccccaatgttagggcagcccaaaggttgtaattagcaaccgattttgaaccgcaacatgctttttccaaggcaaataaaaaaataattgaagggaaataattttctggcatcaacacaagcagacattctgtgcgggatgcaatcaaattctgttgtagttgtctaattttcactttatttagtaaaccccccactgtaggggcagcgcaaatgctgcgatcagcataaccgacattgaataataaactgccctgttagaacgcattcacaaaggcagttaactCGAATATGCAGAGCTTATTTGAAGCCGATTCAagcaatcagcattaacagaatttcgtcgtctcccagctgccaagttgcaacatgatgcaacacgcaacaacgagcaaacgaaatcgcttgatgttacaaaccgcaataaaatacgggttaaaaccgttgcgtgtgtgagagcaccatcggtgtttattcgctggatacaaaaatcgaatgcgaattgtggaataattcgtctaaagaacataaggaaatggtaaacctgaaccgaaaggcgtggcctattacgtagcacccttcggctataaaagagtgtgtctggtaaaatcagctacattcattagtcggaaggtgagctggatggaccgtccacaacgttgacagcagtaacagcagatatcggcacttagcagtaacagaccatagcagcgggtcgcgcctgtggctgccttcaaattaaataaatcacttgccctgcggttggtcaccacgtctcaggcctctgccaggctgaacgccaacgcgagcgatcgggcgagctTTTTGCGGTACCCgacacttcctctaatggaaaagtaggatcattttgtttagaagaatattactgtcggtaatattacagagagatgcgattgcatcatatccgatatggaattgaacaattgttcttttgaggacaaataaaacacttaatttaaagagttaatagctttgggtaccagtagcagtatggtaacagcctcagcggtaggtgcagccgctacttccctaaggccgatgtaataaggaagtaaatggaagcggcacggcgaaacagttcgggtgttcttagacgcgcgtcatttttcgcacgatagcggcggtattagcggtagatgcatttgccaacacttactccagtaaagccgtgtctaattttcagtgtgaaaacatctttctattgtgttggccgtgcgcattaggcctcgaccaggctaaacgcgataagcggcgcgaaccgatacgccggccgtaggttaatttacagccgtaagtagagctgtgtaaaagtattctacttcaaccttgcggtcgtggctttgcacacaaccctcctgtgatttttttaacccttaactgtatgaaaaaatgcagaattctgaagtacaaagaaccgggaaaaatatttgaacggaccgggaaaaaccgggaaaaacccggaaatttaatttcgagttttgagtGTCACCCTgcttaacgtttgttttcagtataatgtgcacttttaatgaatatcttatattgtgtgtaagcattttaaatttaattttgatgccatgatgaatttatgatcggtaggcaaaattttgccggtagcactcccctgatggcaaccgagaatatcggacagcaatatcgagtcgcaatatcgacatatcgataatatcaaatgcgccaatatcggtcaaaaatattgatattgtgacgagcaaatatcgataatatcaaatatcgataaaatatcaacaaccctagtcgggatgcggtatatttttccaaatctgtgtcatatttccagttcgcttatttttcgttctttctctacttcacatactgtctgcttaatgaacaatAAATTCCTATCTGATTAAATTAAAAGTTGGAAATTAGAATTAAACTATCTATCTAAAGTAAGtgttatatataaatatatttagagaGCAGTGGATTCATACAGAAATTGAATATCCAGTTTCATGCAAGTATTGGATAACCtaactacccaagtaacaaaatagcTTATATCCAAGTTTTTTAATAGGTAATACAACCAAAACATAAAACTTTCAATGCCGACCACGCAATTATAACAACCTAATAACAACAGCTATGAACATGTATCATGGCTAGTTGGCCCAGCTTTATTGAAGTCGTCAAAACTTCATATGCGCTCCACCATACGACCAGATGTTTTTTACAACCCAATTTGATTGCCATAGAATGGCTTCGAAATTTTAACAGAGATATATTCTCCAAACTAACTGTGATGCATTAAATTTTATCTTGGTTCCATTTCTCAGTAAAACATTTCCTTCCGACACTGCAAACTGAATTGTGTTAAGTTTTATTTCCAtatgaattgaatattgaatatgttgTTGTCTAGTTAATCGTTTTCGTACATGTAAAAACAGATGCCGTGAAATATTTATGTTGAAACCGGTCACGAATTTTATCGTAAATACTGCGCGCCGTTGAAATTCTGCAgaatattagtattttttcaaagttgAATTCTTCTGAGCTAAAGCAGTTTCTTGAATTAAAGCTAGGATTTGTTGCATTTTACTAGATGTATGCCTTAATCAATTATTTGAATTGTACAACTACCCGTGGTATCGTGAATATCATAAAAGAGAATGAAAACATTAGGTCCAATtccaaaattttgcattatttccATTGAAGACGACATGTTGTTTCGAGTAAAACCACAAACGCATTGAAAATCCTGTATTATAACCGATTCTCTTAAATCGATCAGAACTTAGCTTATCATGCCTATGTTACGATTATCAAGTGTTATGTGAGCCACAATCTGATGTCGAactcgtttttgcggtgtagctacacgaggactacacttttgccatGTAGCCGTTTTTTCACTTTGCGAACTACACCAAAATAGCAcgttttctgtcccggactacacccgaaaaacTCAAACTGTAATGCGGtacgaaaaaaatgacagctgagtGCAGTTTCGTTTGAGTGTTCGTTTCCCTGCTGGAAATTATTTTCGTTTGGCTGCGCAAAATCCAGTGCAACCAgaagaatttaatgtttatgAAATGTTTATATTTATTCAACGGAACAAAATTTCGAGCAGGGGTATAATTGCTATTTGGGACTACGAAGGTACTGATATTTATTTGGTTTTTGCACgagaaaaagaagaaaggaCATATTTTTGCCTTTGACAGCCTTTGAAATCTCTTTTGACTTCGTAGTCACAAATTTTTCTATTGCCatccttttatttttattttctctcgTTTCACCAGActtcattgaaacaaaaaaataatgtaaaGTGAACAAGTGATGATTTCTTTACCAGAGCTTGGCACTTCATTCAaattctttttaaattttatatatcGCAACTCCCcaaactgcaatcaaaataaaattgtgttaattgtgtttcactttcaaaatttagcTTTTTTAAAAGATCGAGCCAAAAACCAGCTATTTCGCAACACGGTTTGTTGAActcatttgaaatattttcacgCACTCGTGCTGTCCAAGTCAACCAATCACGTTTGGAGCAAAATACCTGCAGCAAACCGAGGCAGGGTTGCCACAATTGATTTTGTTCATTTGGTTGAACAAATTTTAATTATCTGTACTGTTAGGCATATCTGCTCAAAAATCTGTAcaaagcagtttggttttctgtCTCATTTTAGATAGCTCAAATTAAATTATTCAAGCCTGTTGTTGAGTAACTTGGCATTacttataaaaaataataaaaattgatattttgaatgatttaTGGAAACAGTACAATTAAATAATTAAGATCTAAACAATAAAAAGAATAGTAAATCAACACGGAGATGTGAATGCAAACAAATGTGAAAGACTGTAAGACTTTAAGAgcttaaaataaacgacgatttTAGTTAATACCACAGCAACATGAAATATAAATGTGCTTCAACACAACCTTCGTAGCATACATTTTAATAGCCTGGAATCAATTTGTTAATTTAGTGTACTTGCTAATAGATTCTGTGTCATCGATTTATTCTgcaaatttgtaaaattacaGATTATTTTgcacatgtggcatccctgccaaCAAGCCGAATTCACGTTGCAACCATGGCTCACTGTCAGAAAGCCTAAAAATATAAAGTACGGACCACGTAGCATGTGTAGATAGCTTAACAAGCTCATATAAAACGGTTAGAAGATAATCACGTATGTGTTTTTAGATatcatttttcaatattatCCCGGTACAATCATTCAAACATGTGTCTGTCACCGAAATACGAAATACGAAATACCTCGCTGTCAGTGAGTATACGGTAAACAGTCTTTCATTCAACAACAGGAAGCTGCTCGTTTGTGGAGTAAGTACTCTGtacaatttgaataaaattaaaataatttcaaatcggACTCCTGGGATGCCATTTAAAATTGTGCAGACATTCGAGGACGGCGACCAGTGCCTCAGTGTCGTACCATCCGGCTGGGATGGAAGTGTGACGGAGTTCTCTACTGGCCAAACACCGCCAACAACGCCAAACTGATTCGAAATCAATATTCCATACCGACGGTCAAATGGCAGCAAATTCCACGCACTAAGAAGCTTATTCGGGCACAGAAAAGGAGGAGTACCTAAACAATTTCCCTTCGCTTACTATGAAGGAGCCTCGATGGCAGATCACACCGATTAATGTTGACCAAAAATGTATCCGTAAGGATTTTAATCAGTTCGTTCCTTCCGATTCTGCACTGCAAAACGCATTTCTGCAGTCAAGTTCAGTCAATCAGAATCAAGATGAATCGCGAAAGCAAACGGtaagttttgtttttgcttaTTTATTTGACATAACCCTAATTTTACCGCAGGAATCATTACTGACTGATGATGTTTTCGAGAATGTAGTGTATGCGAACCAAGATTCCAATGACGGAACAATCGTAATCCAATCGATCAGTCAGCCATCACCAAACGACACTGGTGCCAATCAAGCTGTCATCATTGAAAGTTTGGCGAATATCGTCGTCACCCTTGCCCAGTTGAAAACTGGTTTGGATTTTCTTAACACCAAAGTGGAGAAAATTGAATCTCTTTTAGAGTTTCGAGACAACGTTTCGCTTATTACTACTGACGAAAATTTCAAGCCAGTGGATTCAAAAGAAACGCTGGATGCTTTAGAAGCGAGCTTGGATAACGAAAAAGTAATGGCCAACTATATATCTTTTAATCGACCTGGTAATGACACGGCAATTTTTGACGCAGTGCTCTTGGACGGGAATGTCCAGAGATCATACACCATCGGAACATACCGGATCAGTGGAGTCTCAAATGAAAGTTCCTTTTATGCTTTACACTAAAGTGCGTAAACTGTTTCTAAGGCTGATCTTGCAAGCTGACAGCGCGTTTACTTCAGTTATgtgcgatgttttttttttaaagcactGAAGAATAGCAAGCAACGTTTGCTATCGAAAACAGTTTCTAAGCACAAGAATCGCCCAAAAAACCTACAATATAGTATCCGCCAACATGAAGTTCAGCCGATTGCTGCCCAGATGAGATCTAATATTGTAAACATCGgatagaaaaactgaattcaagtttgacgtaaataacaaaatgtaTTTCTGTACATAATTCAGGTCAATAAAATAAAGTTGTTTGGAAATTCCTTTTTATTATTTACTGTTTCAATGTTGGCAGCTGCCTCGTCTTCTTAATGTTTAAAAAAGTCTAGAACGTCTTCATCTCCACCATCAATCACCTCCGGATAATTCTGAGTGTAGCTGGCGTCACAAACGTTATAAAAGTCTTGTTCCATAACATCATCCTGCTGCACCATTTCAGCGTTGTTATTTTCCGGAACCGAAGTCGAagcttgttgaaaatttgacACCACATTATACTGAGATGACAAAGAACAGCGAATTCTCGCGATGTTTTGTCTTACTCTCCTTCTATATGTCCCACTTGCCTTAAATACTTTCCAACCACTCATTTTaaacaatcacttggacaaTCAGTTTTTTAACAACAAAAATTTTCTGTTTATGTTTTATTCAATGATATCTTAATGCAGGTTACACCTTCCATACAATCAACATGAAATCAAATTACAGCTTGGTTTTTTAATATACCTTGCTGACTGACTATTATACAACTTTCACAGATTGTGTATTTCTGGTTTCACTTGGTtgttataaatttcaaaataaaacaatcTTAAAATCGACAATAAAACTGTGGAGCTAAAGTTAAATTATGGAAGGCATATAATGGTTGTGATGAATATTTGCGGAACATGTTTCATGAttatcaaataaaaccaaaatataATCGAAGACTTTAATGCGAGccaacataaaataaaaatataacaagaataaattttagaagcattttgattgttacttgggtaatcAATACACATGCACTGAATTAGATATCTATACCATTTCATAGAGTAATTATACTATCTACCGCGTAATATAATTATCATTTAGACATCTGTTTCCAAAGAGCATggctgaaaattgaaaaaataaattctatcGTTGCCGCCGAATTACGTACGAAGTATATAGTGTTTAGTTTTCTTCCCAATGCTGacaatttatttaaattaatttcTTCAGCCACAGAAAGCAGCACAACAACCACCGTTGACATTTCGTGGATTTTCTTATAATAGTTCACTTACTATTTTATTTTCGTAACATTTTTTATTATACCCTTGCACATTATAATTTCAGCTGTGGAAAAATGCTATCAAAGCTCTTCCTTGTATGTTTTTGGGCCGTAACAAATTTTATTGGTGAACGTGTGCATTTTTGTCAGGAAATTTGAACTGCGTTGGAATTGATGTGAACTTATGTAATATAATGTGTGAATTATCTGTACCGATGACTCTAAGTAGTGAATAGTTGGAGAAGGGAGCAACACATCTGAGCAAGCACTGCAATGTAATagtaataacttatttcaatatatattctttatgCCGCAGAAAGCAGCAGAGCAATCACTATCGACATAAACTAGTTACATATGAATTCATCTATTTTATTTCAGCAAACCATAACGCACACTCTCCATTtgtttttcgaatattttcctATTACTTTTTTTACATGTTGtacgttaaaaatttgaaagtttcaGCTTTGAAAGGAAGTCAATACAAATATTATTTAGATattcttatttttcttattgtattttaatacatttttatTCATCCCACTTTATAagtaaataattattattatattgttataattaattaaatgaattatgatcatatcacttatcaaagtgaatcctgatcggTAACCCACCCTATTAACAAAACTTCCatccgtggtctttgtagggatgcagaggtatactcggtctctaacaaagcaaagactgcattctaacattccttccCTATTGTAGGTTTCGTGCGGCACTGGCACAACAGGAAATTTATAGTTTCGAGCGAAACGTGTTCGAAAATTTTCGTTTATAATCATTTTCCTTTTCACGAAAAcctcaaatttttcaaacttttccTACTCACCCAACCGATTTGAGTCTGTTATAAACATATAATGAGCAAGTTGTatcacggtgtctctggttgaagaacttatccaaaaaaattagtatcgctctaatactcgtcattcgaaagcttgagctgtcccctttaatatcctaccaaaattgaaatgttctatcggggggtctagaacagtttgttttcgaacatatatttgtaattgaaaaactagtgaaatggaaataaataatatgtttcaaaaatataaaaagttatcagggttctctgatcgtactgaaatattcaggattgtttttatttatataacaaaacaaagctttacagaatatcagattttttgaaaaggattaagtggggtaaaaaagacccttgaaaatttggagtcgaaaaacagctgaaaacaaataaaattttgtgaCTTTAATTACGTTGATTTCgattgatgattgatttgattgatttattcaaaaatcgacattctatcctacaaaaaaaaaaataaaatgccgGTTGTCGTGGTTTCATTataggatatttgcatttttcttcaaaaaattgtGATTATTACAGCTCTTTTCTGCTTGTCAACAAAACTGGACCTATACGTtttatagagcaactcaagagctttcatttgatgttattaaaaaatgcgccgttttagtaacgaccgagaacatttcattattcatacatgTTTCAAATCATTATTTAAACCCATTGTGTCAGGAGTGCAACTCCGTTGTATCGATGTCCCCCAAAtttccagggtttgttcatccatgaaataatttgtacatataagttttttgggaaaggagttattggggtgaaatgcagagCGGAATTCAGGTGTTGGGGGCCCAGGACAAAAATTTTCGTGGGGCCTCTTTTCTCAATaaaaattagttgaaatgatttaacgcttcgctggaaggtgacgagcaaaacaaaaataaaaggtctccaacctgtattcacgtctggtctagaaccagggggcccctcgtgtcgaaaggcccggggcattGGGGGGCGATGCCACTTAAATCCGGACCTGGTAAAATGGCATTTTAAACTCTAATGTCCAGGTGCTGCTAAAATCATAATGCTactgtaactttgagtagaatgcatCGATTTTTCTGCTATTCGGTATGCTCATTCTACCATTAAGAATGTTTGAAGTACTggctactagagatggtcgggtttggctttttttaaacccgtacccgaattttgttttttggtcgaaacccgaacccgaaactttttttccgatcaaactggaacccgaaaattttatttttgagactgggatgttatagagctatagccagcattttaaatgtaggtacaaaatggagttgcgctccttgtgtaacaggttcaaatgatggcctaaaccttgttatgaaaaaatcgattttttttaaacggtgCACTTTTTGAATACGTCTGATCAGACTCCCTGTACACGTGCTTTTtcttcaagcgacgagagaaatctttctcgcgctcgtagaatttccatgtatgtgcgacgagacgagacacgtcactttcaatttgcaggttgctctttcgcttctctttcggttcggattgcgatgcgcaaggcgatgtttcatcgcactacgaactgagcgagacgcccgtactgtacatacttgatacagctcgtgcgctacagctcgtgagactttctcgtgtacacagacttcctgtacacgcgctttttactcaagcgacgagaggttccttttctttttttttttcggtaagagactgcggcgcaccagACGATGTCGCATCGCTtcacgaactgagcgagacgcccgtactgtaccttatgtcgttttcgttttcgcggtgtagctaccctttttccgtgctatactttgcagcttcaaataaaacattttcagtgtcattgcattggtatgcgtaataatgggatagctgtcaattcgttttgttttggtcattatcgcattcgtcgttttgtctcgtttccatttcatatgtccatctcgcaaatgtgctgagaaaaaatttacctgacac encodes:
- the LOC129725659 gene encoding uncharacterized protein LOC129725659 — its product is MKEPRWQITPINVDQKCIRKDFNQFVPSDSALQNAFLQSSSVNQNQDESRKQTESLLTDDVFENVVYANQDSNDGTIVIQSISQPSPNDTGANQAVIIESLANIVVTLAQLKTGLDFLNTKVEKIESLLEFRDNVSLITTDENFKPVDSKETLDALEASLDNEKVMANYISFNRPGNDTAIFDAVLLDGNVQRSYTIGTYRISGVSNESSFYALH